From Bacillus sp. Bos-x628, the proteins below share one genomic window:
- a CDS encoding YheC/YheD family protein — MLQKRCIIAPHLTSKRTIHLPFQFKQQESIQSIAFGSLSLDGFTISYHQNKHKMLLSEDLFHDLLIPYETKADVILHDNTLYIGPLIGIFTAGFEQNAQPLGTRSDFFVHLLKSCRKHVGFAYLFGTHSIDWDQGIVEGYLFQQQKWLKKQFPLPTVIYDRLPNRKVAQSAFIQETKRKLTQDYDIPWFNPYFFNKWHIHEKLLADQRSVSFLPHSIQLDPLDASCKIETLLHLHNVIYLKPMNGSHGHDIYQLKTTKSGINVYTNKGMSVEFYSVEEFLEKFRKEHTIHEFIAQQGIDLLHIENQPLDFRVHTNKNKYGYWTVTAIAAKVSGDHTVTTHHLHGGTVKTLTDIFHVQETRLKILQQLSETAIHLSQVIDEKMPGFIGEIGFDLGIDHSGSTWMFEANSRPGREIFRHSLLKNSEWLVGKRIVDYASYLSQKALFITEHSNVN; from the coding sequence ATGCTCCAAAAACGTTGTATCATCGCTCCTCATTTAACAAGTAAAAGAACGATCCATCTCCCCTTTCAATTTAAGCAGCAGGAATCTATACAATCTATCGCTTTCGGGTCTCTCTCTTTAGACGGCTTCACCATTTCATACCATCAAAACAAACATAAAATGTTATTATCTGAAGATCTTTTCCACGATTTACTTATTCCTTATGAGACTAAAGCTGATGTGATTTTACATGACAATACACTCTATATAGGACCTCTCATTGGAATATTTACCGCAGGGTTTGAACAGAATGCTCAACCATTAGGAACTCGCTCTGATTTTTTCGTTCATCTACTAAAGTCTTGCAGAAAACATGTTGGGTTTGCTTATCTTTTTGGGACTCATTCTATTGATTGGGATCAAGGAATAGTGGAAGGGTACCTTTTCCAACAACAAAAATGGCTTAAAAAGCAATTCCCTCTCCCGACAGTCATCTATGATCGACTACCAAATAGAAAGGTTGCTCAATCAGCGTTCATACAAGAAACAAAACGAAAACTTACACAAGACTACGATATCCCTTGGTTCAATCCTTATTTCTTTAATAAATGGCACATTCATGAAAAGCTGCTTGCAGATCAACGTTCAGTATCCTTTCTACCGCATTCTATACAACTAGACCCTTTAGATGCTTCATGTAAAATAGAAACACTCCTCCATCTGCACAATGTGATTTATCTAAAACCAATGAACGGAAGTCATGGACATGACATTTATCAGCTTAAAACGACTAAGAGTGGAATTAATGTCTATACAAATAAAGGGATGTCCGTTGAATTTTATTCAGTAGAGGAATTTCTAGAAAAATTTAGAAAGGAACACACGATACATGAATTTATAGCTCAACAAGGCATCGATTTACTACATATCGAGAATCAGCCGCTTGATTTCAGAGTGCATACAAACAAAAATAAATATGGTTATTGGACAGTAACTGCTATCGCTGCAAAAGTATCTGGAGACCATACAGTTACCACCCATCATTTACATGGAGGGACTGTTAAAACGCTGACTGACATCTTTCATGTACAAGAAACACGATTGAAGATTTTACAGCAGCTTTCAGAAACTGCTATCCATCTTAGTCAAGTCATTGATGAAAAAATGCCGGGCTTCATAGGTGAAATCGGATTTGACTTAGGAATCGATCACTCTGGATCTACTTGGATGTTTGAAGCTAATTCCCGGCCTGGAAGAGAAATTTTTCGGCATTCTTTATTAAAAAATTCAGAATGGCTCGTTGGTAAAAGAATCGTCGATTACGCATCCTACTTATCACAAAAAGCGCTCTTTATCACCGAGCATTCGAACGTCAATTAA
- a CDS encoding YheE family protein, with protein sequence MISHFQWKPLFKKAQLPGWKISFFHNGAHYEGIYHKTGDIEWGSQLPPHEVEPNLKEEIHELMLFHVYD encoded by the coding sequence ATGATTTCCCATTTTCAATGGAAACCGCTTTTTAAGAAAGCTCAATTGCCTGGCTGGAAAATATCCTTTTTTCATAATGGTGCGCATTATGAAGGCATCTACCACAAAACTGGTGATATCGAATGGGGCTCACAACTTCCTCCACACGAAGTTGAACCAAACCTAAAAGAAGAAATCCATGAATTAATGCTATTTCATGTCTATGATTAA
- a CDS encoding helix-turn-helix domain-containing protein produces the protein MLEKLKLVYGKHIISSPTNDKHILWYQTDQGEIFGVDGTELSSRETLLLNSLLTPINLSNTQETEDEKNWYSYLFEEKSLTVHEPVRVYYFRMFHQSEQKQQIKEAVSSSLDHTHLIWTGADTAMMIQSNATSDNGQLDKLNDLSQAFTSDFLTDSVFLQGQLHLPNKQLRTRLLNEHQLFLTLIQRGKLRSGVATFYQCLPYLFRYNPHVVSSSISDAFKETVLDREVSRTLKTYMQCNLNASQAAKALYVHRNSLQYRIDKFIERTGIDIRHFTEAAATYFMMSLLDL, from the coding sequence ATGCTAGAAAAATTAAAGCTTGTATACGGCAAACATATCATCAGTTCACCTACCAATGACAAACATATTCTATGGTATCAAACCGATCAAGGCGAAATATTTGGAGTAGACGGAACCGAATTATCTTCAAGAGAAACACTCCTTTTAAACTCATTACTTACACCGATCAATTTATCTAATACTCAAGAAACTGAAGATGAAAAGAACTGGTACAGTTATCTTTTTGAAGAAAAATCATTAACAGTGCACGAACCCGTCCGTGTTTATTATTTTAGAATGTTCCATCAATCAGAACAGAAACAACAAATAAAAGAGGCTGTTAGCAGCAGCCTCGATCATACTCATTTGATTTGGACAGGCGCTGACACTGCCATGATGATTCAATCAAATGCCACATCAGATAATGGACAATTAGACAAGCTGAATGATCTTTCTCAAGCATTTACAAGTGACTTTTTAACAGATTCAGTCTTTTTACAAGGACAATTGCATCTGCCAAATAAACAGCTAAGAACGAGATTGTTAAATGAACATCAGCTCTTTTTGACGCTCATTCAACGGGGAAAGCTTAGATCAGGTGTAGCGACATTTTATCAATGTCTTCCATACCTATTTCGTTATAATCCTCATGTGGTATCTAGCTCGATTTCCGATGCATTTAAAGAAACGGTCCTTGATCGAGAAGTTTCCCGCACTCTCAAGACGTATATGCAGTGCAATTTGAATGCGTCCCAAGCTGCCAAAGCTTTATATGTACACAGAAATAGCCTTCAATATCGCATTGATAAATTTATTGAACGGACAGGAATAGATATACGTCATTTCACAGAAGCCGCAGCTACTTATTTCATGATGAGTCTTCTAGATCTTTAA
- the ugpC gene encoding sn-glycerol-3-phosphate ABC transporter ATP-binding protein UgpC, whose product MAEMMLDHIYKVYDNKVTAVDNFNLHIHDKEFIVFVGPSGCGKSTTLRMIAGLEEISQGDFLLDGKRMNDVAPKDRDIAMVFQNYALYPHMNVYDNMAFGLKLRKFPKTEIDERVRNAAKILGLEPYLDRKPKALSGGQRQRVALGRAIVRDAKVFLLDEPLSNLDAKLRVQMRAEISKLHQRLQTTFIYVTHDQTEAMTMATRLVVMKDGLIQQVGAPKDVYENPENVFVGGFIGSPAMNFFTGKLSDGAIAVGKTHIRVPEGKMKVLRSQGYIGKNVILGIRPEDFHDEPVFIEASEGTKIEAHVEVAELMGAETMLYSSLEGQSFIARVDSRTDIQAGQSLPLAIDMNKAHFFDIDTEERIRSAQ is encoded by the coding sequence ATGGCTGAAATGATGCTCGATCACATTTATAAAGTATATGATAACAAAGTGACCGCAGTAGATAACTTTAATCTTCATATACATGATAAAGAATTTATTGTTTTTGTTGGTCCATCAGGCTGTGGGAAATCAACTACGCTTCGAATGATCGCAGGTCTTGAAGAGATTTCACAAGGGGATTTTCTGTTAGATGGCAAACGAATGAATGACGTCGCACCGAAGGATCGGGATATTGCGATGGTCTTCCAAAACTATGCTTTATACCCTCACATGAATGTGTACGATAATATGGCCTTTGGATTAAAGCTGAGGAAGTTCCCTAAAACGGAAATTGATGAGCGGGTTCGAAATGCTGCCAAAATTCTAGGTCTTGAACCATATTTGGACCGAAAGCCTAAAGCTTTGTCAGGCGGACAAAGACAGCGTGTTGCTCTTGGCAGAGCCATTGTTCGAGATGCAAAAGTCTTCCTTTTAGATGAACCGCTTTCCAATTTAGATGCAAAATTACGTGTTCAGATGCGTGCTGAAATATCTAAACTTCATCAGCGCCTGCAAACGACCTTCATCTATGTAACTCATGATCAAACAGAAGCGATGACTATGGCAACAAGGCTTGTTGTCATGAAGGATGGCCTTATTCAACAGGTTGGAGCACCTAAGGATGTATATGAAAATCCTGAAAACGTCTTTGTTGGAGGATTTATTGGGTCTCCTGCCATGAACTTTTTCACAGGAAAACTCTCTGACGGCGCCATCGCTGTTGGAAAAACGCACATTCGTGTGCCAGAAGGAAAAATGAAAGTATTGCGCAGTCAAGGTTACATCGGAAAGAATGTGATTCTTGGAATTAGACCTGAAGATTTCCATGATGAACCTGTCTTTATTGAGGCATCTGAAGGTACAAAAATTGAGGCACATGTAGAAGTGGCTGAACTTATGGGAGCGGAAACGATGCTTTATTCTTCTCTTGAAGGCCAATCTTTTATTGCACGTGTTGATTCTCGTACGGATATTCAGGCAGGTCAGTCTTTACCGCTTGCTATTGATATGAATAAAGCTCACTTCTTTGATATTGACACTGAAGAACGCATTCGGTCAGCTCAATAA
- a CDS encoding alpha/beta-type small acid-soluble spore protein, giving the protein MANSNSSNQLLVPGAEQAIDQMKYEIASEFGVNLGPETTARANGSVGGEITKRLVSYAQQHLGGTKA; this is encoded by the coding sequence ATGGCAAATTCTAATAGTTCAAATCAATTACTCGTTCCAGGAGCAGAGCAAGCAATCGATCAAATGAAATACGAAATCGCTTCTGAGTTTGGTGTAAACCTTGGACCAGAAACAACAGCTCGTGCTAACGGTTCAGTAGGTGGAGAAATCACAAAACGTCTTGTATCTTACGCTCAGCAACATCTTGGCGGAACAAAAGCTTAA
- a CDS encoding NAD(P)H-binding protein, which yields MKIALFGAHGRVGQAFLRFVHVDDRYMVRSLIRTNREGMLAGMFQVTGNSRNQEDVLATIKGADIVVSCLSTDGDDTLSVSMKHIVQAMQQTGTSRIISIGTAGILKARQQPELYRFETNESKRTTTRAAKEHAKAFEILQSTDLDWTIICPTYLPDGKVTRSYRYEKDFLPIDGKRISVEDTAHFLYQQLNSKEFVHHRVGIAY from the coding sequence ATGAAAATAGCTCTTTTCGGTGCTCATGGACGTGTAGGACAAGCATTTCTTCGTTTCGTTCACGTAGATGACCGTTACATGGTTCGTTCATTGATTCGAACGAATCGGGAAGGAATGCTTGCGGGTATGTTTCAAGTCACCGGCAATTCAAGAAATCAAGAGGATGTGCTTGCCACGATCAAGGGAGCAGATATCGTTGTGAGCTGTCTGTCAACAGATGGAGATGATACCTTATCTGTTTCAATGAAACATATCGTACAAGCCATGCAGCAAACAGGTACATCAAGGATTATCTCGATTGGTACTGCGGGTATCCTAAAGGCAAGGCAACAGCCGGAGCTGTATCGCTTTGAAACAAATGAATCGAAGCGGACAACTACTCGAGCAGCAAAAGAGCATGCCAAAGCATTTGAAATCCTTCAATCGACTGATCTAGATTGGACCATTATTTGTCCTACCTATTTACCAGATGGAAAGGTGACAAGATCATATCGCTATGAGAAAGACTTTCTCCCGATAGATGGAAAGAGAATTTCAGTTGAAGATACCGCACATTTTTTGTATCAGCAATTAAATTCAAAGGAATTTGTGCATCATCGAGTTGGCATCGCTTACTAA
- a CDS encoding ABC transporter ATP-binding protein → MTTGRRLLAYALQYKKMLSVALIFLIIAVGAELTGPFIGKKMIDDHILGVEKPYIQVNEKTEETVNYRGKEYIRHDRLISGNETGKKINVVQVGFGYYFVDEPIRFDGKRTLSGNELTIENGKQRKTYQVERLSKAEIFAFYQPEISGLVKLVLFYLGLLMIAIFFQYGQHYLLQRIANRIIQKMRIDVFEHIQTLPIRYFDNLPAGKVVARITNDTETIRDLYVTVLANFVTSAIYMIGIYIAMFLLNVKLALICLLAVPIIFLWSMTYRKFASVYNHRIRSIISEINAKLNEAIQGMTIIQAFRHEKATKEEFDALNNDHFNYQRKMLHLNSLLSHNLVNLLRNVAYVALIWYFGGASLSATGIVSIGVLYAFVDYLNRLFQPITGIVNQFSRLELARVSSERVFQLLDEPGTKVEEPVQQKIEGHVAFQDVTFAYHEGENVLKNITFEAKKGQTVALVGHTGSGKSSIMNLLLRFYDIQKGDILIDGESIYHKSRQTLRKQMGIVLQDPYLFSGTIASNVSLGNEEISRETIESSLQQVGATELLKHLPQGFDEPVVEKGSTLSSGERQLISFARALAYDPAILILDEATANIDTETEAIIQRALDVVKKGRTTLVIAHRLSTIKKADMILVLEKGEIVERGNHEQLMKEGGLYAQMYELQKGTVASS, encoded by the coding sequence ATGACAACAGGAAGAAGACTCCTTGCCTATGCACTCCAATATAAAAAGATGTTGTCCGTTGCCTTGATCTTTCTCATTATCGCTGTGGGCGCCGAGTTGACAGGACCATTTATTGGGAAGAAAATGATTGATGATCATATTCTAGGTGTTGAAAAACCGTATATTCAAGTGAATGAAAAAACAGAAGAAACGGTGAATTATCGGGGAAAAGAGTATATACGGCATGACCGATTAATAAGTGGAAACGAAACAGGAAAGAAAATCAATGTGGTTCAAGTCGGATTCGGTTACTATTTTGTTGATGAGCCAATTCGTTTTGATGGAAAACGCACTCTATCTGGAAATGAGCTGACCATTGAAAATGGAAAACAGCGCAAAACCTATCAAGTAGAACGCTTATCAAAGGCTGAGATTTTTGCTTTTTATCAGCCAGAAATAAGCGGTTTAGTAAAGCTTGTTCTGTTCTATTTAGGGCTATTGATGATCGCTATTTTCTTTCAGTATGGACAGCATTATTTACTCCAGCGTATAGCAAATCGCATCATTCAAAAAATGAGGATAGATGTATTTGAACATATTCAAACACTGCCGATTCGCTATTTTGATAATTTACCAGCTGGAAAGGTTGTTGCAAGAATTACCAATGATACGGAAACCATTCGAGATTTATATGTGACGGTATTGGCGAATTTTGTGACAAGTGCCATCTACATGATCGGAATTTATATCGCAATGTTTTTATTGAATGTCAAGCTAGCACTCATTTGTTTGCTGGCAGTGCCGATTATCTTCTTATGGTCGATGACTTACCGAAAATTTGCATCGGTGTACAACCACCGGATACGTTCAATCATCAGTGAGATCAACGCCAAGCTAAATGAAGCCATTCAAGGAATGACGATCATTCAAGCGTTTCGCCATGAAAAAGCGACGAAGGAAGAATTTGATGCACTAAATAACGACCACTTTAATTATCAGCGGAAAATGCTGCATTTAAATTCGCTACTTTCACACAACTTAGTCAACCTGCTTCGTAATGTTGCCTATGTGGCGCTCATTTGGTACTTCGGAGGCGCTTCATTAAGTGCGACAGGCATTGTATCCATTGGGGTGCTCTACGCATTTGTGGATTACTTGAACCGATTGTTCCAGCCGATTACAGGTATTGTGAATCAATTTTCAAGACTAGAATTAGCAAGGGTTTCATCTGAAAGAGTCTTTCAACTATTAGATGAGCCAGGAACAAAAGTGGAGGAGCCCGTTCAGCAGAAAATCGAAGGACACGTTGCTTTTCAAGATGTTACCTTCGCTTATCATGAGGGGGAAAACGTGCTAAAGAACATCACCTTTGAAGCGAAAAAGGGGCAAACTGTTGCTCTAGTAGGGCATACAGGTTCTGGGAAAAGCTCGATTATGAATTTGCTGCTGCGTTTTTATGATATTCAAAAAGGAGACATTCTCATTGACGGGGAAAGCATTTATCATAAGTCTCGTCAAACCTTGCGTAAACAAATGGGCATCGTCCTGCAAGATCCATATTTATTTTCTGGAACCATTGCATCAAATGTAAGTTTAGGGAATGAAGAAATTAGCAGAGAAACGATCGAATCTTCTCTTCAGCAAGTAGGTGCAACAGAGTTATTAAAGCACTTGCCTCAAGGATTTGATGAACCTGTAGTCGAAAAGGGAAGTACACTATCCTCTGGTGAACGTCAGTTAATCTCGTTTGCCCGTGCACTAGCGTATGATCCAGCGATCTTAATTTTGGATGAAGCAACCGCCAACATTGATACAGAAACAGAAGCCATTATTCAGAGAGCGCTTGATGTAGTAAAAAAAGGGCGTACGACCTTAGTGATTGCTCACCGATTATCCACAATTAAAAAAGCCGATATGATCTTGGTTTTAGAAAAGGGTGAAATTGTGGAGCGCGGCAACCATGAGCAACTAATGAAAGAAGGTGGGCTGTATGCCCAAATGTACGAACTGCAAAAGGGGACTGTCGCTAGCAGTTAA
- a CDS encoding ABC transporter transmembrane domain-containing protein: protein MFSVFVKLGWFFKQEWRRYTIAITLLLILNVIEMLPPKYLGQAVDDIRSGQFTSSSIVFYVTVFCFLGVVVYTLTYVWMYQLFGGANVMERVLRRKLMRHLLKMTPTFYEKKKTGNLMALGTNDLNAIALTTGFGVLTLVDSTAYMLTIFFTMGLTISWKLTFMAMIPMPLMAMLVTFYGKKIHERFTVAQDAFGDMNDRVLESVAGVRVIRSFVQEKQDVERFRQMTDDVFHKNMRVAIIDSLFEPTVKLLVGISYLIGIGYGAYLVFQSHLTLGQLVAFNVYLGMMIWPMFAIGELINIMQRGNASLDRLNHTLSYKPDVTDLDEPKALQEPGDIQFDHVTFRYPASSKDNLVDVSFTVRKGQTIGITGKTGSGKTTIVKQLLRQYPSGDGQILLSGVPIQEIELDQLYQWIGYVPQDHILFSKSVEENIRFGHREAGKNELAQTIKDAYFEKDVRLLPKGLETMVGEKGVALSGGQKQRISIARALLIDPEILILDDSLSAVDAKTETAILKNLRQNRHGKTTFITTHRLSAVEHADIILVMEQGRIVQQGTHQELIQQDGWYKEQFLRQQLTNQLEGGDEA, encoded by the coding sequence ATGTTTTCAGTATTTGTGAAATTAGGCTGGTTCTTTAAACAAGAGTGGAGGCGATACACAATCGCCATTACGTTACTGCTCATTCTGAACGTAATTGAAATGCTGCCGCCTAAATATCTAGGGCAGGCGGTTGACGACATTCGTTCTGGTCAATTTACTTCATCTAGTATTGTGTTTTACGTGACGGTCTTTTGTTTTCTTGGTGTTGTGGTCTATACGCTAACATATGTTTGGATGTATCAGTTATTTGGTGGCGCAAATGTCATGGAGCGTGTGCTGCGCAGAAAGCTGATGCGTCATTTACTGAAGATGACACCTACGTTTTATGAAAAGAAAAAAACAGGCAATTTAATGGCTTTAGGTACAAATGATTTAAATGCCATTGCGTTAACGACGGGTTTTGGTGTGCTGACATTGGTTGATTCCACGGCTTATATGCTCACAATCTTTTTTACAATGGGTCTTACTATTAGTTGGAAATTAACCTTTATGGCCATGATCCCAATGCCGCTAATGGCGATGTTGGTTACTTTTTATGGAAAGAAAATTCATGAACGGTTCACGGTTGCTCAGGATGCATTTGGCGATATGAACGATCGTGTGCTTGAGTCAGTAGCAGGTGTACGCGTCATTCGGTCATTTGTACAAGAAAAGCAAGATGTCGAACGCTTTCGTCAAATGACAGATGATGTGTTTCACAAGAATATGCGTGTCGCGATCATTGATTCATTATTTGAGCCGACAGTAAAATTGCTTGTTGGAATCAGTTACTTGATTGGGATTGGTTACGGGGCATATCTCGTGTTTCAAAGTCATTTAACACTTGGTCAACTTGTGGCATTTAACGTATACCTTGGGATGATGATTTGGCCAATGTTTGCTATTGGTGAGCTGATTAACATCATGCAAAGAGGAAATGCATCGTTAGATCGGTTGAACCATACGCTTAGCTACAAGCCAGACGTGACAGACTTAGATGAGCCAAAGGCTTTACAAGAGCCTGGAGATATTCAATTTGACCATGTTACATTCAGATATCCCGCCTCTTCTAAAGATAATTTAGTCGATGTATCCTTCACTGTTCGAAAAGGGCAAACAATCGGGATTACAGGAAAAACAGGAAGCGGCAAAACAACAATCGTCAAACAGCTCCTGCGCCAATATCCTTCAGGTGATGGACAAATATTACTTTCTGGTGTCCCTATACAAGAGATTGAATTAGATCAATTGTATCAATGGATTGGATATGTTCCGCAAGACCATATTCTTTTTTCAAAAAGTGTAGAAGAAAATATAAGATTTGGCCATAGGGAAGCTGGAAAGAATGAATTAGCGCAGACGATCAAAGACGCCTACTTTGAAAAAGATGTCCGCCTACTGCCAAAAGGTTTAGAGACAATGGTTGGGGAAAAAGGTGTCGCACTTTCAGGTGGACAAAAGCAGCGAATTTCGATTGCACGTGCCCTTTTAATTGACCCAGAGATTTTGATTTTAGATGACTCGTTATCTGCAGTAGATGCGAAAACAGAAACCGCCATCTTAAAAAATTTAAGACAAAATCGTCATGGGAAAACGACGTTTATTACGACACACCGTCTATCAGCCGTTGAGCACGCAGATATCATTCTTGTGATGGAGCAAGGACGCATCGTTCAGCAGGGAACGCATCAAGAACTCATTCAGCAAGATGGATGGTACAAAGAACAATTTCTGCGTCAGCAACTGACAAACCAGTTGGAAGGAGGGGATGAGGCATGA
- a CDS encoding universal stress protein has translation MFQADRMVVAFDGHEDSKKALKKAIALAKTFHAKLTVAYAHDGKSNRQVFDAPRPITDGAYIGGGMADLQIPPVYVPHDEQQNPIFEDHTEEVVTEAKMILNEEQFEAAIEIVEGEPADAIIEYAETISADLIVMGARDQSRLKKMLFGSVSEKLSSKSDIPVLIVK, from the coding sequence TTGTTTCAAGCTGATCGGATGGTCGTTGCGTTTGATGGACATGAAGACAGTAAGAAAGCATTAAAAAAGGCAATCGCTCTAGCCAAAACTTTTCATGCCAAGCTGACAGTCGCTTATGCACATGATGGTAAATCAAACAGACAAGTGTTTGATGCCCCTCGTCCAATAACTGACGGCGCATATATCGGCGGCGGAATGGCAGATCTTCAAATACCTCCAGTGTATGTGCCTCATGATGAACAGCAAAATCCCATATTTGAAGATCATACAGAAGAGGTAGTCACTGAAGCGAAGATGATCCTAAATGAAGAACAATTTGAAGCAGCCATTGAAATTGTCGAGGGAGAACCAGCAGATGCGATTATCGAATATGCTGAAACAATATCAGCGGACCTCATTGTGATGGGAGCACGTGACCAAAGCAGATTGAAAAAAATGCTGTTTGGCAGTGTCAGTGAAAAGCTTTCATCAAAATCAGATATCCCTGTGCTTATTGTGAAATAA
- the dat gene encoding D-amino-acid transaminase — protein sequence MKVLYNGDLIEKKDARVDIEDRGYQFGDGVYEVIRVYNGTLFTLKEHTERLFNSAKEIGIYLKGTVSDMEEKLKQLVAANQLTDGGVYIQVTRGVAPRKHQYNDSLIPQITAYTFQVKKPVQEQTAGAKALLSEDLRWLRCDIKSLNLLYNVMEKQKASKAGAFEAILVRDGFVTEGTSSNVYAVIDGVIRTHPANNLILNGITRRKLLEVCAEQGCSVEETRISKEELLCAQEIFISSTTAEVVPITELEGKPVGKGVPGDITKRIQEGFQQKIKHESEASISS from the coding sequence ATGAAAGTATTGTACAATGGAGATTTAATTGAAAAAAAGGATGCACGTGTTGATATTGAGGACAGAGGTTATCAATTTGGTGACGGTGTCTATGAGGTCATCCGTGTTTACAATGGTACTTTGTTCACGTTAAAAGAGCACACGGAGCGTCTTTTCAATAGTGCGAAAGAAATCGGCATCTATCTGAAAGGTACGGTATCGGATATGGAAGAAAAATTAAAGCAGCTAGTTGCTGCCAACCAATTAACAGATGGCGGCGTGTATATTCAAGTCACAAGAGGAGTAGCTCCTCGTAAACATCAATACAATGATTCTCTCATCCCTCAAATTACGGCTTACACGTTTCAGGTGAAAAAGCCTGTTCAAGAGCAAACAGCCGGTGCAAAGGCATTGTTATCAGAGGATCTTCGCTGGTTAAGGTGTGATATTAAAAGTTTGAATCTCTTATATAATGTCATGGAAAAACAAAAGGCTTCTAAGGCGGGGGCGTTTGAAGCGATTTTAGTCAGAGACGGTTTTGTGACAGAAGGAACCTCCTCGAATGTATATGCAGTCATTGATGGAGTCATTCGTACACACCCAGCAAACAATTTAATATTGAATGGAATTACCCGCAGGAAGCTGTTAGAGGTATGTGCTGAACAAGGTTGTAGCGTGGAAGAAACACGTATCAGCAAAGAAGAGCTACTCTGTGCACAAGAAATCTTCATCAGTTCAACTACTGCTGAAGTGGTTCCGATTACTGAATTAGAAGGAAAGCCAGTAGGAAAAGGTGTTCCTGGAGATATAACGAAGCGTATACAGGAAGGTTTTCAACAAAAAATCAAGCATGAAAGTGAAGCATCCATTTCCTCATAA
- a CDS encoding polysaccharide deacetylase family protein — protein sequence MQRVTKKQTPSNVMLLSKAIGLVILTLILFFIWDVSKTNMQAADQKAEMSASSEFRDTSISLKAKDDSAKTLDAHFKINPNKHVTDKTIFFTFDDGPSATSNELLDVLKAYEVKATFFMLGRQIKEHPLAVKRMHQEGHQLGLHGITHDVKRFYQYSDSPVNEMKEDQRILASVTGEYTHLVRTPYGSVPNLTDQQKTRLKEKGFIYWDWTIDSLDWKYKSSKYVPEVLNQLHVLETKNQKEPKIILMHDQPATAKYLGSLITQLKAKGYTFEVLDETMSPLHQ from the coding sequence ATGCAACGGGTTACAAAAAAACAGACACCTTCAAATGTAATGCTTCTCTCAAAGGCGATTGGTTTAGTGATTCTCACACTTATTCTTTTTTTTATATGGGATGTGTCTAAAACCAATATGCAAGCGGCAGATCAAAAAGCTGAAATGTCTGCTAGCAGTGAATTCCGAGACACCAGCATTAGTCTGAAAGCAAAAGATGATTCAGCCAAAACATTAGATGCACATTTTAAGATCAATCCAAACAAACATGTAACGGACAAAACGATTTTTTTCACATTTGATGACGGTCCTTCTGCTACGTCAAACGAGCTATTAGATGTGTTAAAGGCATATGAAGTCAAAGCGACATTTTTTATGCTTGGGCGGCAAATCAAAGAGCACCCATTAGCTGTGAAAAGAATGCATCAAGAAGGACATCAATTAGGGCTTCATGGCATCACACATGATGTGAAACGCTTCTATCAGTATAGCGATTCTCCCGTAAATGAAATGAAAGAAGATCAACGCATTCTAGCATCTGTCACAGGAGAATATACACATCTTGTGAGAACACCATATGGCAGTGTCCCGAATTTAACAGATCAGCAAAAAACACGTCTTAAAGAAAAAGGCTTTATTTACTGGGATTGGACAATTGATAGCCTTGACTGGAAATATAAAAGCTCAAAATATGTTCCAGAGGTATTGAACCAACTACATGTGCTTGAAACAAAAAACCAAAAGGAACCTAAAATTATTTTAATGCATGATCAGCCCGCTACTGCTAAATATCTAGGCAGCCTTATCACTCAGCTTAAAGCGAAGGGTTATACATTTGAAGTACTTGATGAAACAATGAGTCCACTACATCAATAA